The Toxoplasma gondii ME49 chromosome XII, whole genome shotgun sequence genome includes a region encoding these proteins:
- the GAP40 gene encoding GAP40 protein (encoded by transcript TGME49_249850~Product name based on PMID:20951968.~Predicted trans-membrane domain (TMHMM2.0):23-46:49-72:92-115:119-142:154-172:175-195:214-234:243-266:278-301) → MSTLQDIRLPTWQQIRRFVQDPEIVTAEVLFLILTLSNVFVMYRLFLDVVPYPVFVTWWQLAQGLFMAWCLGETGKEFPKFAYFPRVEFDKKLLKKLVVPSIVNAFMLVLANVVLYRTNCVATLPVTVSFAVVLHHVTRFIGCGEEYMPMRWQAVGLLMLAFVLGCTDSMTVGAQVLPWAVLYSIFSAAFRAAYLQKVMHEVDGRGNLLYNHQHIIGVALLPILCLVCGESRVITSMPMNFTLLHTWQVWGCLVTVGALPFLKNIVSNRLIRRTGQAPWRFLEIVSIALVFLIGLGFGVPGWQGFICILLVLAGRTFCAYDVIMNAADVEAARETRGGSRAPQELGDANELETGSQSSQKPFLQAIQEDGGENYADVCDDEAHSS, encoded by the exons ATGTCGACTCTTCAGGACATTCGCTTGCCGACCTGGCAGCAAATTCGGCGGTTCGTTCAGGACCCCGAAATCGTCACCGCCGAAGTCCTTTTTCTCATCCTTACTCTGTCCAATGTCTTCGTCATGTACCGCCTTTTCCTCGATGTGGTCCCCTACCCCGTGTTCGTCACTTGGTGGCAACTGGCGCAGGGTCTCTTCATGGCCTGGTGTCTTGGTGAAACCGGAAAGGAATTCCCAAAATTTGCGTACTTTCCCCGCGTTGAGTTCGACAagaagctgctgaagaaACTTGTTGTCCCATCCATCGTCAACGCATTTATGCTTGTGCTCGCAAACGTGGTGCTCTACCGCACGAACTGCGTTGCGACGTTGCCGGTTACAGTTTCTTTTGCAGTCGTCCTTCACCACGTCACCCGTTTCATTGGGTGCGGCGAAGAGTACATGCCCATGAGGTGGCAAGCCGTTGGCCTGCTCATgctcgccttcgtcctcggCTGCACCGACTCGATGACTGTCGGCGCCCAGGTCCTCCCATGGGCAGTGCTGTACTCCATCTTCTCCGCAGCCTTCCGTGCTGCCTACCTGCAAAAAGTGATGCACGAAGTCGACGGCCGCGGGAACCTCCTGTACAACCACCAGCACATCATCGGTGTCGCCCTGTTGCCCATCCTCTGCCTCGTGTGCGGAGAATCCCGAGTCATCACCAGCATGCCGATGAACTTCACTCTGCTGCACACTTGGCAAGTGTGGGGCTGCTTGGTCACCGTCGGCGCTCTTCCGTTTTTGAAGAACATCGTTTCTAACCGCCTTATCCGCCGTACCGGCCAAGCCCCGTGGAGATTCCTCGAGATCGTGTCCATCGCCCTGGTCTTCCTCATCGGTCTCGGCTTCGGCGTTCCCGGCTGGCAAGGATTCATCTGCATCCTCCTTGTCTTGGCAGGACGTACCTTCTGCGCGTACGATGTTATCATGAACGCTGCTGATGTCGAAGCTGCCCGCGAGACTCGAGGCGGCAGCCGCGCACCTCAGGAGCTGGGCGATGCTAACGAGCTGGAGACGGGCTCTCAGTCCTCTCAGAAGCCCTTCCTGCAAGCAATCCAGGAAGATGGCGGCGAG AACTACGCCGACGTTTGTGACGACGAAGCCCATTCGAGCTAA